Proteins encoded in a region of the Photobacterium angustum genome:
- a CDS encoding MGMT family protein, giving the protein MDDFSQQIYSQVYQIPIGKISTYGDIAKFAGFPGYARQVGRLLSNLPQGSTLPWHRVINSQGKISLCEDGRARQIEALRNEGVVVTEQGRVSLKAYRWDGYPE; this is encoded by the coding sequence ATGGACGATTTTTCTCAGCAAATCTACAGTCAGGTGTATCAAATACCTATTGGTAAAATATCGACTTATGGCGATATTGCTAAATTTGCAGGATTTCCTGGCTATGCACGTCAAGTAGGCCGCTTACTCTCGAACCTTCCCCAAGGTTCAACGTTACCTTGGCACCGTGTTATTAATAGCCAAGGAAAAATATCATTATGTGAAGACGGTAGAGCTCGCCAAATAGAAGCATTGCGTAATGAAGGAGTTGTTGTGACGGAACAAGGACGAGTAAGCCTTAAAGCATATCGTTGGGATGGGTACCCTGAATAA